A portion of the Adhaeribacter radiodurans genome contains these proteins:
- a CDS encoding glycosyltransferase family 1 protein, whose product MLKFDQNSSLTPEEKNITANLKPTATNEVKAPGSTTETNQLESFIQNMPDIVCLSHLRWDFVYQRPQHLLSRFAKHGRLFFFEEPYFYDGAQPRLEVSRRDANVHIVVAHLPHGLTPQESDAAQIELVNKFVKEHQISKYIAWYYTPMALEVYGHLQPALTVYDCMDELSAFKGASPRLRELEADLFKKADLVFTGGHSIYESKRTQHPEVYAFPSSIDKAHFAQARTGMGEPEDQKNIQHPRFGFYGVVDERFDIELLREVAALRPDWHWVIIGPVVKIDPAVLPKAENIHYLGGKDYKELPAYLSSWDVATMPFAINESTKYISPTKTPEYLAGGKPVVSTPIRDVIRPYGDQSLVHIAATAQEFVTALEKALEQRNNAEWLAQTDSFLANISWDHTWQNMVNLIQIAITEKSK is encoded by the coding sequence ATGCTAAAATTTGACCAGAATAGTTCTTTGACCCCTGAAGAGAAAAACATAACAGCTAATCTTAAACCTACTGCAACGAATGAAGTAAAAGCACCTGGGAGTACGACTGAGACCAATCAATTAGAAAGCTTTATTCAAAATATGCCGGATATTGTTTGCTTGTCGCATTTACGATGGGATTTTGTTTACCAGCGGCCACAACATTTACTTTCGCGTTTTGCGAAACACGGACGCTTATTCTTTTTTGAAGAACCTTATTTTTACGATGGTGCTCAACCTCGCTTAGAGGTAAGCCGTCGCGATGCAAACGTACATATTGTGGTAGCGCATTTACCACATGGTTTAACCCCACAGGAATCAGATGCTGCTCAGATTGAATTAGTAAATAAGTTTGTTAAAGAACACCAAATTAGTAAATATATTGCTTGGTATTATACCCCCATGGCTTTAGAAGTGTATGGCCATTTGCAGCCTGCCTTAACTGTTTACGATTGCATGGATGAGTTATCGGCTTTTAAAGGCGCTTCGCCCCGGTTACGCGAACTGGAAGCCGACCTATTCAAGAAAGCTGATTTAGTATTTACTGGTGGGCACAGCATTTACGAATCAAAACGCACGCAACATCCCGAAGTGTATGCCTTCCCGAGCAGTATTGATAAAGCTCATTTTGCCCAGGCTCGCACCGGAATGGGCGAACCCGAAGATCAAAAAAATATTCAACATCCGCGTTTTGGCTTCTATGGCGTGGTAGATGAACGTTTTGATATTGAATTGTTGCGCGAAGTGGCGGCATTGCGCCCGGATTGGCACTGGGTAATTATAGGCCCGGTAGTTAAAATTGATCCTGCTGTGTTACCAAAAGCAGAAAATATTCATTACCTGGGCGGAAAAGATTATAAGGAACTACCCGCTTATTTAAGTTCCTGGGATGTGGCTACCATGCCTTTCGCGATTAATGAATCTACTAAATACATCAGCCCTACAAAAACACCCGAATATTTAGCTGGCGGTAAACCCGTAGTATCTACTCCTATTCGGGATGTAATACGCCCTTATGGCGATCAAAGCCTGGTACATATTGCTGCTACTGCCCAAGAGTTTGTAACTGCCCTGGAAAAAGCACTGGAACAGCGAAACAACGCTGAATGGCTGGCCCAGACAGATTCCTTTTTAGCCAATATCTCCTGGGATCATACCTGGCAGAATATGGTAAACTTAATTCAAATTGCTATAACCGAAAAATCAAAGTAA
- the glf gene encoding UDP-galactopyranose mutase: MFDYLIVGAGFAGSVLAERLATRSNKKVLIIDKRSHIAGNAYDHYNEEGILVHKYGPHIFHTNSKDVFDYLSQFTEWRSYEHRVLASVDGQLVPIPINLDTINKLYGLNLTSFELEDWFESVAEQVPVVRTSEDVVVSKVGRELYEKFFRNYTRKQWGMDPSELDKSVTSRVPTRTNRDNRYFTDTYQAMPLNGFTAMFEKMLAHPNIKVMLNTDYKEIIDLIPFKEMIFTGPVDEYFDYQFGKLPYRSLDFKHETLNTETFLPTAVVNYPNEHAYTRITEFKYLTGQKHTKTSVVYEYPQADGDPYYPVPRPENAELYNKYKKLADQTPNVHFVGRLATYKYYNMDQVVAQALTLYKKLTEKTEEDKTIAEIEKIVVKGKSLNGSIIKISSKNGDH; this comes from the coding sequence ATGTTCGACTATCTTATTGTTGGAGCTGGCTTTGCCGGAAGTGTATTGGCCGAACGCCTAGCTACCCGTTCTAATAAAAAAGTATTAATTATTGATAAAAGATCGCACATTGCCGGAAACGCGTACGATCATTACAACGAAGAAGGTATTTTAGTACATAAATACGGACCACATATTTTTCATACTAATTCAAAAGACGTTTTTGATTATTTATCGCAGTTTACCGAATGGCGGTCTTATGAACACCGTGTTTTAGCCAGTGTGGATGGTCAGTTAGTTCCTATTCCGATTAACCTCGATACTATTAATAAATTATATGGCTTAAACTTAACTTCTTTTGAGTTAGAAGATTGGTTTGAGTCCGTGGCTGAGCAAGTACCCGTTGTGCGTACCTCAGAAGATGTGGTGGTAAGTAAAGTCGGACGCGAATTATACGAAAAATTCTTCCGGAATTATACCCGTAAACAGTGGGGCATGGACCCATCTGAGTTAGATAAATCGGTAACTTCACGCGTACCTACCCGTACCAACCGCGATAACCGGTATTTTACCGATACCTATCAAGCAATGCCTTTAAACGGTTTTACAGCTATGTTCGAGAAAATGCTGGCGCACCCGAACATTAAAGTTATGCTGAATACCGATTACAAAGAAATTATAGATCTGATTCCGTTTAAGGAAATGATTTTTACGGGTCCTGTTGATGAATATTTTGATTACCAGTTTGGTAAATTACCTTACCGTTCTCTGGACTTTAAACACGAAACGCTGAATACAGAAACTTTCTTACCAACAGCGGTAGTAAATTATCCGAACGAGCACGCTTATACCCGGATCACAGAATTTAAATACCTAACCGGTCAAAAGCATACGAAAACCAGCGTAGTTTACGAATATCCACAAGCCGACGGAGATCCGTATTATCCGGTTCCACGGCCTGAAAACGCCGAGTTGTATAATAAATATAAGAAACTTGCTGATCAGACTCCCAATGTACATTTCGTGGGCCGGTTAGCTACTTATAAATATTATAACATGGATCAGGTTGTAGCGCAAGCACTTACGCTTTATAAAAAGCTGACCGAGAAAACCGAAGAAGATAAGACTATTGCAGAAATTGAGAAGATCGTAGTAAAAGGTAAATCTTTGAACGGATCTATTATCAAAATCTCCAGTAAAAATGGCGATCATTGA
- a CDS encoding Ldh family oxidoreductase gives MYSYDQLYTFTKQVFQSIGSSEQDADLATEVLLSADLRGIDSHGIARLIGYVRLWETNRINATPSVRVVHETPSTAVVDGDSGLGLIVAPRAMDIAIEKARVAGTGWVSVKNSNHFGIAGYHAMKALENDMIGIAMTNASPLVAPTNSLERLLGTNPIAVAIPANEQPAFVADFATTTAANGKLEILQRKNQEAPLGWIQDAKGHNSTNPNELKAGGALMPLGGETGSHKGYCLGSIVDIFSAVLSGANYGPWVPPFVSFLPLPTNPVGEGIGHFFGAMRIDAFRPANEFKAHMDNWITTFRQSKAKSEETPVLIPGDPERIMAVKRREEGIPLLDPVIKDLESLAQKFSLQFS, from the coding sequence ATGTATTCTTACGATCAACTTTACACTTTTACTAAGCAAGTTTTTCAAAGCATTGGCAGTTCGGAGCAAGACGCTGATTTAGCTACCGAAGTATTATTATCCGCCGATTTAAGAGGAATTGATTCGCATGGCATAGCCCGCCTGATTGGATACGTACGACTTTGGGAAACAAATCGGATTAACGCTACTCCTTCCGTTCGGGTTGTGCATGAAACACCCAGTACGGCTGTAGTAGACGGTGATAGTGGCTTAGGCTTGATAGTAGCCCCCCGAGCCATGGACATTGCCATTGAAAAAGCCCGGGTAGCTGGTACTGGATGGGTATCCGTAAAAAATTCAAATCATTTTGGTATTGCTGGTTACCACGCCATGAAAGCACTAGAGAATGATATGATTGGTATTGCCATGACTAATGCTAGTCCGCTAGTAGCACCAACTAATTCCTTAGAGCGTTTATTAGGTACTAACCCCATTGCAGTAGCTATTCCGGCCAATGAACAACCAGCCTTTGTTGCCGATTTTGCTACTACCACGGCGGCTAACGGCAAATTAGAAATTTTACAGCGCAAGAACCAGGAAGCACCCCTTGGCTGGATCCAAGATGCCAAAGGCCATAATTCTACTAACCCTAACGAACTAAAAGCAGGAGGCGCGTTAATGCCTTTAGGTGGAGAAACAGGCAGCCACAAAGGTTATTGCTTAGGTTCTATCGTAGATATATTTTCGGCGGTTTTATCGGGAGCCAATTACGGGCCTTGGGTACCACCTTTTGTAAGCTTTTTGCCTTTACCAACTAATCCAGTAGGCGAAGGTATCGGACATTTTTTTGGCGCTATGCGGATAGACGCTTTCCGGCCAGCCAATGAATTTAAAGCGCACATGGATAACTGGATTACTACTTTTCGGCAATCGAAAGCTAAATCAGAGGAAACACCTGTACTTATTCCGGGTGATCCGGAAAGAATAATGGCAGTTAAGCGTCGGGAAGAAGGAATTCCACTATTAGATCCAGTAATTAAAGATCTGGAATCTCTGGCGCAAAAGTTCTCTTTACAATTTAGTTAA
- a CDS encoding murein L,D-transpeptidase catalytic domain family protein, with amino-acid sequence MEQEKKDIIRKVKKGNRRIRRIIPFLAPFFFAHFPLPAGSYKTKSENTHISGATAEALRFAAFQVDVYKLYEEIGLEKSGLTLDVFNDALLGYLNLKAQGQLSDKKLLTVVDFNKPSTEKRLWVIDLADKKVLFNSLVAHGKNSGENLAEQFDNTVNSEKSSLGFYVTQDIYMGKHGTSLKLVGMDENFNTNALERCVVMHGADYVSDAFITQHGRLGRSQGCPALPMENHRQVIEAVKGKTCLFIHANKKEFNSDYLDAETALAYYTSVGNTLI; translated from the coding sequence ATGGAACAGGAAAAAAAAGATATTATTAGAAAGGTAAAGAAGGGTAATCGTCGAATTCGTCGGATTATTCCTTTTTTGGCGCCTTTTTTCTTTGCGCACTTTCCATTACCAGCCGGAAGTTATAAGACTAAATCCGAGAATACGCATATATCGGGCGCAACCGCCGAAGCTTTACGATTTGCTGCTTTTCAGGTAGATGTTTATAAGCTTTACGAAGAAATTGGTTTAGAAAAGAGTGGCTTAACGCTGGATGTTTTTAATGATGCTTTATTGGGTTATTTAAACCTGAAAGCGCAAGGTCAGCTATCTGATAAAAAGTTGCTTACTGTTGTTGATTTTAATAAACCATCTACCGAAAAACGACTTTGGGTTATTGATTTGGCGGATAAAAAAGTTTTATTTAACTCACTGGTGGCGCATGGTAAGAACTCCGGTGAAAACTTAGCCGAACAATTCGACAATACTGTTAATTCGGAAAAAAGCAGTTTAGGATTCTACGTTACTCAAGATATTTACATGGGTAAACATGGTACGTCCTTGAAATTAGTTGGCATGGATGAGAACTTTAATACCAATGCGCTGGAGCGATGTGTAGTAATGCATGGAGCCGATTATGTAAGCGATGCTTTTATTACCCAGCATGGCCGTTTAGGACGCAGTCAAGGTTGTCCGGCCTTACCTATGGAGAATCACCGGCAGGTTATTGAAGCGGTGAAAGGTAAAACCTGCTTGTTCATTCACGCTAATAAAAAAGAGTTTAATTCTGATTATCTGGATGCGGAAACTGCTTTAGCTTATTACACCTCAGTTGGAAATACACTTATTTAA
- a CDS encoding FtsB family cell division protein — translation MRIRLPKFIRSFYFISTVTFLVWMVFFDSNDFMTQYQMSKKLNDLEADKEYYVQKIAEVQKDRTELMSNPELLEKYAREKYYMKRPTEEVFILVKKPKQK, via the coding sequence ATGCGGATACGATTGCCAAAATTCATCAGAAGCTTTTATTTTATTTCTACGGTTACTTTCCTTGTATGGATGGTGTTCTTTGACTCTAATGATTTTATGACTCAATATCAGATGAGTAAGAAACTAAATGATTTAGAAGCAGATAAAGAATATTACGTTCAGAAAATAGCCGAAGTACAAAAAGATCGTACCGAACTGATGAGCAACCCCGAGCTATTAGAAAAGTACGCCCGGGAAAAATATTACATGAAACGGCCTACCGAAGAGGTGTTTATTTTAGTAAAAAAGCCTAAGCAAAAGTAA
- the eno gene encoding phosphopyruvate hydratase, producing MTLISSVKARQIFDSRGNPTVEVDVVTENGFLGRAAVPSGASTGKHEAVELRDGDKSQYMGKGVLKAVSNVNDIIAEELIGENVFEQNLLDIKMLELDGTSNKGKLGANAILGVSLAIARAAAEALGMPLYRYVGGVNANTLPVPMMNILNGGSHADNSIDFQEFMVMPVGASSFREAMQWGSEIFHHLKNVLHKQGLSTNVGDEGGFAPNIKSNEDAIKIVLQAIEAAGRKPGDEVMIAMDAASSEFYDASTGLYHFKKSTGDKLTSAEMVSYWTDWTKKYPIVSIEDGMDEDDWAGWKALTDSIGSTTQLVGDDLFVTNVNRLQRGIDESIANAILIKVNQIGTLTETINAINLGRRNGYKSIMSHRSGETEDNTIADLAVALNTGQIKTGSASRSDRMAKYNQLLRIEEELGEMAYFPGKKM from the coding sequence ATGACTTTAATTTCAAGCGTTAAGGCCCGTCAAATTTTTGACTCCAGAGGTAACCCTACTGTAGAAGTAGATGTTGTAACCGAAAATGGCTTTTTGGGCCGCGCAGCAGTTCCATCAGGAGCATCTACTGGTAAGCACGAGGCAGTAGAACTGCGCGACGGCGATAAATCGCAGTACATGGGTAAAGGCGTTCTAAAAGCAGTAAGCAATGTAAATGATATAATTGCCGAGGAGCTAATCGGGGAAAATGTATTTGAGCAAAATTTGCTTGATATTAAAATGCTGGAGTTAGATGGTACATCTAATAAAGGTAAGTTAGGGGCGAATGCCATATTAGGTGTTTCCCTAGCTATTGCTCGTGCTGCAGCGGAGGCTTTAGGTATGCCGTTATACCGGTATGTAGGCGGGGTAAATGCTAATACTTTGCCAGTACCTATGATGAACATTTTGAACGGTGGTAGCCATGCGGATAACTCCATCGATTTTCAAGAGTTTATGGTAATGCCGGTTGGTGCATCTAGTTTCCGCGAAGCTATGCAATGGGGATCTGAGATATTTCATCACTTAAAGAACGTACTACATAAACAAGGTTTATCTACTAACGTGGGAGATGAAGGCGGTTTTGCTCCAAATATCAAATCTAACGAAGATGCAATTAAAATTGTATTGCAAGCAATTGAAGCGGCTGGTCGTAAACCCGGCGATGAAGTGATGATTGCCATGGATGCTGCCTCTTCGGAGTTCTATGATGCTTCTACAGGTCTGTATCACTTTAAAAAATCAACTGGTGATAAATTAACTTCAGCGGAAATGGTGAGCTATTGGACAGATTGGACAAAAAAATACCCAATAGTTTCGATAGAAGATGGAATGGATGAAGATGATTGGGCTGGCTGGAAAGCATTAACAGATTCTATTGGAAGTACTACTCAACTAGTAGGCGACGATCTTTTTGTAACAAATGTAAACCGGTTGCAAAGAGGTATCGACGAATCTATTGCGAATGCTATTTTAATTAAAGTAAATCAGATAGGTACCCTTACTGAAACGATTAACGCTATTAACTTAGGCCGCAGAAATGGTTACAAGAGTATTATGAGCCACCGTTCCGGTGAAACCGAGGATAATACCATTGCTGATTTAGCAGTTGCTTTGAATACTGGTCAAATTAAAACAGGTTCAGCTTCTCGCTCTGACCGTATGGCAAAATACAACCAGCTGCTTCGGATTGAAGAAGAATTGGGTGAAATGGCTTATTTTCCCGGTAAAAAAATGTAA
- the carA gene encoding glutamine-hydrolyzing carbamoyl-phosphate synthase small subunit, translating into MKEKKAVDAILLLADGTQWKGKSLGCIGTNSGELCFNTGMTGYQEIFTDPSYYGQIVITTVSHVGNYGVLNQEVESKQIQIKGLVCKEFSEFFSRRSAEGSLQEYFEKAGVVGICEIDTRELVRHIRHKGAMNAIISSEIMDIERLQQKLGETPSMDGLELASQVSTRDEYVMKPENPEFRVAILDLGVKKNIIQNLVSRGCECKVFPFDTSFDEMEEWKPDGYFISNGPGDPAATTQAVESVNRILERDKPLFGICMGHQVLAQANGIATYKMHNGHRGLNHPVKNLITGKCEITSQNHGFAVDGEAIKNNDQVEITHINLNDGTIEGIRIKGKKAFSVQYHPESSPGPHDSNYLFDNFIELLKNG; encoded by the coding sequence ATGAAAGAGAAAAAAGCTGTTGATGCTATTTTATTACTAGCAGATGGAACTCAATGGAAAGGTAAAAGCCTGGGCTGTATAGGTACCAATTCTGGTGAATTATGTTTTAACACTGGAATGACCGGATATCAGGAAATATTTACAGATCCTTCTTATTATGGCCAAATTGTAATTACTACTGTGTCACACGTTGGAAATTACGGAGTGTTAAATCAAGAAGTAGAATCGAAACAAATCCAAATTAAAGGATTAGTTTGTAAAGAGTTCTCAGAGTTTTTTTCAAGACGTTCAGCCGAAGGCTCGTTGCAAGAATATTTTGAAAAAGCAGGTGTAGTAGGTATTTGTGAAATTGATACCCGTGAATTAGTCCGTCATATACGCCATAAAGGTGCCATGAATGCCATTATATCTTCCGAAATAATGGATATTGAACGTTTGCAACAAAAGCTAGGCGAGACTCCTTCGATGGATGGCTTAGAATTGGCCTCCCAAGTTAGTACGCGTGATGAGTATGTTATGAAACCGGAAAATCCTGAATTTAGAGTAGCTATTCTTGATCTTGGGGTAAAAAAGAATATCATTCAAAATTTAGTAAGCCGAGGATGTGAGTGTAAAGTATTTCCTTTTGATACCTCTTTCGATGAAATGGAGGAGTGGAAACCAGATGGATATTTTATTTCGAACGGGCCGGGAGATCCGGCGGCAACTACTCAAGCCGTAGAGAGTGTTAATCGGATACTAGAACGAGATAAGCCTTTATTTGGGATTTGTATGGGGCACCAGGTTTTAGCCCAGGCAAATGGTATTGCAACTTATAAAATGCACAATGGACATAGAGGATTAAATCATCCGGTCAAAAATTTGATTACTGGAAAATGTGAAATTACTTCCCAAAATCATGGATTTGCGGTGGATGGAGAGGCGATTAAAAACAACGATCAGGTGGAAATTACGCATATAAATCTGAATGATGGTACCATAGAAGGAATTCGCATTAAAGGGAAAAAGGCTTTTTCCGTTCAATACCACCCAGAGTCTTCACCAGGACCCCATGACTCTAATTACCTTTTTGATAATTTCATTGAATTGCTTAAAAATGGTTAA
- the rplQ gene encoding 50S ribosomal protein L17 translates to MRHGKKINHLGRTSAHRKAMLSNMASSLILHKRVSTTVAKAKALRKYVEPLLTKSKNDTTHSRRTIFSYLQNKESLKELFDQVSGKIANRPGGYTRILKTGNRLGDNADMCIIELVDYNEAMLGSTAKSTESRTRTRRRGAKKKEDTASTPSNEASGNVDADTSSTT, encoded by the coding sequence ATGAGACACGGTAAAAAAATAAATCACTTAGGTAGAACTTCAGCTCATAGAAAAGCAATGTTATCTAACATGGCTTCTTCTTTGATTCTACATAAACGCGTATCTACAACTGTAGCTAAGGCCAAAGCTTTACGCAAATACGTTGAGCCTTTATTAACAAAATCAAAGAATGATACCACTCATTCAAGAAGAACTATTTTTTCTTATTTACAAAATAAGGAATCGTTAAAAGAGCTCTTCGATCAGGTATCTGGTAAAATAGCAAACCGGCCTGGTGGGTATACCCGTATTTTAAAAACTGGTAACCGTTTAGGTGATAATGCTGATATGTGCATTATTGAATTGGTTGACTATAATGAAGCAATGTTGGGCTCTACTGCTAAATCAACTGAAAGCAGAACCAGAACCAGAAGAAGAGGTGCTAAGAAAAAAGAGGATACTGCTTCTACACCAAGTAATGAGGCTTCAGGCAATGTAGATGCTGATACTTCATCTACTACTTAA
- a CDS encoding DNA-directed RNA polymerase subunit alpha: MSILAFQMPEKVVMEKADDFHGQFEFKPLEKGYGVTIGNALRRILLSSLEGYAITAVRIPGVLHEFSTIEGVMEDVSEIILNLKMVRFKKINDAIEDKITVTISNKNTFQAGDINRFTNGFQVLNPDLVICHLEPSISLEVELTLQKGRGYVPADENKPNEQVFGQIAIDAIFTPIKNVKYSIENTRVEQKTDYEKLLIDIQTDGSIHPEEALKGAAHILIQHFMLFSDSTMTFETAKPEEEEAVDEEMLHMRKVLKTPLHDMDLSVRAYNCLKAADIKTLGDLVQLDMQDMMKFRNFGKKSLTELENLVEEKGLNFGMDLSKYKLDED, from the coding sequence ATGTCAATATTAGCCTTTCAAATGCCAGAAAAAGTTGTCATGGAAAAAGCCGACGACTTTCATGGTCAATTTGAATTTAAGCCTTTGGAAAAAGGATACGGTGTAACAATTGGTAATGCCTTAAGAAGAATTCTTTTATCTTCTTTAGAGGGTTATGCCATTACGGCGGTTCGAATTCCTGGGGTATTACATGAATTCTCTACTATTGAAGGTGTAATGGAGGATGTATCCGAAATTATACTAAACCTTAAAATGGTGAGATTCAAAAAGATCAATGATGCTATCGAAGATAAAATAACAGTTACTATCTCTAACAAGAATACTTTTCAGGCTGGGGATATTAATAGATTTACAAATGGGTTCCAGGTTTTAAATCCCGATTTGGTTATTTGTCATCTAGAGCCCTCCATTAGTTTGGAAGTAGAACTAACTCTGCAAAAAGGTAGAGGCTATGTTCCTGCTGATGAAAATAAACCAAATGAACAAGTTTTTGGTCAAATAGCTATCGATGCTATATTTACACCTATAAAAAATGTTAAGTATAGTATCGAAAATACTCGGGTAGAGCAAAAGACTGACTACGAAAAGTTGTTGATAGACATTCAGACAGATGGTTCCATCCATCCGGAAGAAGCTCTCAAAGGAGCTGCTCACATATTGATTCAGCACTTTATGTTGTTCTCGGATAGTACCATGACTTTTGAAACTGCTAAACCTGAAGAAGAAGAAGCGGTAGATGAAGAAATGTTACATATGCGCAAAGTATTAAAAACACCTCTGCATGATATGGATCTTTCTGTCCGTGCTTATAATTGCTTAAAAGCTGCTGATATAAAAACCTTAGGTGATTTGGTGCAGCTAGATATGCAGGATATGATGAAGTTCCGCAATTTTGGAAAGAAATCCCTTACTGAGTTGGAAAACTTAGTAGAAGAAAAAGGTTTAAACTTTGGGATGGATCTTTCCAAATATAAATTAGATGAAGATTAA
- the rpsD gene encoding 30S ribosomal protein S4 codes for MARYTGPKTKISRRFNEPIFGASKALQKKAYPPGMHGRGRRKKQSEYAIQLMEKQKAKYLYGVLEKQFANLFDKAHRKGGITGENLLRLLEARLDNTVYRLGIAPTRRAARQLVLHKHILVDGGIVNVSSYSLKPGQIISVREKSKSLEAITTSLSARNSRQFNWLEWDAKEMTGKFVSEPERDQIPEKIQEQLIVELYSK; via the coding sequence ATGGCAAGATATACTGGTCCTAAAACCAAAATTTCAAGAAGATTTAACGAACCAATTTTTGGTGCAAGTAAGGCCTTGCAAAAGAAAGCATACCCTCCTGGAATGCATGGAAGAGGCCGTAGAAAAAAGCAATCGGAATACGCAATCCAGTTGATGGAAAAGCAAAAAGCTAAATACCTTTATGGTGTTTTAGAAAAGCAATTTGCTAATTTATTTGATAAAGCCCATCGGAAAGGAGGAATAACTGGTGAAAACTTGTTACGCTTATTAGAAGCTAGATTAGATAATACAGTATACCGTTTAGGTATAGCTCCTACCCGTAGAGCAGCGCGTCAATTAGTATTGCACAAACATATACTGGTAGATGGAGGAATTGTTAATGTATCTTCTTATAGCTTAAAACCAGGTCAAATTATTAGCGTCCGTGAAAAATCCAAATCTCTTGAAGCTATAACTACTAGCTTAAGTGCACGAAATTCACGTCAGTTTAACTGGTTAGAATGGGATGCAAAAGAAATGACTGGGAAGTTTGTTTCTGAACCGGAAAGAGATCAAATCCCTGAGAAAATTCAGGAGCAATTAATTGTCGAGCTTTACTCGAAATAA
- the rpsK gene encoding 30S ribosomal protein S11 — MAQKRKDKAKKRVVVVESTGQVHIKASFNNIIISITNNNGQVISWASAGKMGFKGSKKNTPYAAQMAASDCARVAHELGLRKAEVFVKGPGAGRESAIRTVQGAGIEITTIKDVTPLPHNGCRPPKRRRV, encoded by the coding sequence ATGGCTCAAAAGAGAAAAGATAAAGCCAAGAAGCGGGTTGTAGTAGTAGAATCTACTGGACAAGTGCATATAAAAGCATCTTTCAACAACATTATTATCTCTATTACTAACAATAATGGTCAAGTAATTTCTTGGGCATCTGCTGGTAAGATGGGTTTTAAAGGTTCAAAGAAAAATACTCCATATGCAGCTCAAATGGCTGCTTCTGATTGTGCTCGTGTGGCTCACGAATTAGGTCTTCGTAAAGCAGAAGTATTTGTTAAAGGACCAGGAGCAGGGAGAGAATCTGCAATCCGAACAGTTCAGGGTGCTGGAATAGAAATTACAACAATTAAAGATGTAACTCCTTTGCCGCACAATGGTTGCAGACCACCTAAGCGTAGAAGAGTATAA